From the Hyphomicrobiaceae bacterium genome, the window GGATGTCCCGGTCGGCCGCGATGTGGAATACCCGTCGAGATCAGAGTATCGGCAAGGGTCTTGCGCGCCGCAACCCGCAAACGCCGATCGTTGAGATAGGCGCCCTTGCCCTTTTCGGCGGTGTAGAGCTCGTCCGTCGCGGGATTATAGATTACGCCTGCCACGAGCTGCCCCTCGCGCTCCAGGCCAATCGAGATCGCGAACAGCGGCATCGAGTGCAAAAAGTTCGTCGTACCATCGAGCGGATCAACCAGCCATCGGTGCGTCGTGTCGGCGCCTTCGATGAAACCGCGTTCTTCCATCAGGAAACTGTAGCCGGGTCGCGCCTTCGACAGCTCTTTGAAGATGATGTCCTCGGCCTTGTGGTCTGCCGCAGAAACGAAGTTCGCAGGCCCCTTTACGGATACCTGAAGCTGCTCGACCTCGCCGAGGTCGCGAGCCAGGCTACGGCCGGCCTTACGCGCGGCCGTGATCATGACGTTGAGGAGCGGCGAAACGTTGGCCATGAGATTTCTGCAAATTTCCAAAGAGCAAGGGCCGGATCGGCCAAGATGGGCCGCCAGTGACATTGGTGACGACCTTACGGATGGGTGGGGTGGTGACTAGCCGCTTCACACTGCCAGCGCAAGGCGGCGATGAGCGCACACCCATAAACCCGGCCAACATTACGGAATTTCCGACTTCTGGCGCGTTGCGACCCAGCCTTCAGGTGCTACCCTGCCTTCAGGAAATGCGAGCGGCCCAAAACAGAACAAGAGGCCGCAGGCGCAACGGGGAGAATACCATGAGCGAACATTTCGAAGCCTATACGCTCGGCAATACGTCGGAAGAATACAGACGATTGCGCATGCAGGCTCTCGCCTGGGAGGAAGCCACCCGGCGCGCCATCGTTAAAGCCGGACTGGGCGAGCGAGCGCGCTGCCTCGATGTCGGCTGCGGTCCCGGCGAAGTGATGCGGCTTTTGCGCGAGATGACTGGGCCGGACAGCCACATCACCGGTGTGGATCGCGACGGCAAGATCGGGCGCGAAGCGCTCGCTACGCTGAAGGCGGTCTACGGAGACAACTTCGCTTTTCACGAGCTTGATCTTGCGAGCGAAGCGCAAATTCCGGGTGGACCGTACGATTTTATATTCGCGCGATTTGTCGTGTTTCATCAGCGCGATCAGGTTGCGTTACTCCGCAAGCTCTGGGGCCTGCTCAAACCCGGCGGCAAGTTGCTGGTGATGGACGCAGATATCCTTGCACCGATGAGCGTGTGGCCGGCGTGGTCGGATGAAATCGTCGCATTCATCCAGAACACTCTTAAGGGCGCGGGACTCGATCTGGCCACCGGGCGGCGGATGCCCGAGTGGTTTCTTCAAGCCGGCATAGGGCCCCACGACGGGCTTGACGCTTCGACCATCCTGCTGCCAGCGCCCGAGGTTGCAACATTCGCGAATGTGGTCGCCACAAGTCTATTGCCGGCCGCGCTTCAGATGGGCACGACCACCCAGCCAGCGTTCGACGCCATGGTTGCCAAAGTCAAAGAGGAAGGCGCCAAGGAAAAGGCTTGGATGTACTGGCCGATCGTCATCGCGACGTGGAAGACCAAGCCGCACACCTCCTGAGTTTCCAGCCCTCATCCGCGAGTTTTTGCCTGTGTGTCGCAACACTGTCATGCGGCGGGAACTCTTTGGGAAGCACAATCAGCACCGGGTGCTTTCGCCAATGGCACACCGGACTGAGAGTGTTGGCTTTTGGCCAAATCGCCGTGCGCGCAGCATCACACGTGACACCAAGGCCACATTTTGGTGTTGCAACGGCATGATCTTGCCCGTTTTCGCTGCCATTGCGTTCGGGTATTGTGGACGTTCGCGCGGGGGCGAGGGAGCAACACCGGGGAGAGACGAGGCACATGGCCAAAAAAGCCAAGGGGGACGCGACACTCGCGCCTATTTCCCGTCGGTTGACGCCGCCCGGCGTTTTTCTGTTGCGCATGACCATCTTCCTGACGCTGATCGGATTTCTCGGCGCAATCCTTTTTGATCAGCTCAAAAGGTCGTGGCTGACCAACCCCGGCCTCAACGCGTTGATTATCGGCGTGCTCGCGTTCGGAATTTTGTACGCCTTCCGCCAAGTCATCCGGCTCTATCCCGAGATCCGCTGGGTCAATGCTTTTCGCATTGCCGATCCCGGCCTGGTCAATCCGCACAAGCCGGTGCTGCTGGCGCCTATGGCGACCATGCTGCGCGACCGCACGGGAGCGCTCTCGCTCTCGCCCGCAGCGATGCGCGCCTTCATGGATTCCATCAGTTCGCGCCTGGACGAAGCGCGCGACACCGGCCGCTATCTGGTCGGCCTGCTGGTTTTCCTCGGACTGCTCGGAACTTTCTGGGGTCTTCTCGACACCATCCAATCGGTTGGCCACGCCATCGATACTCTCGACAGTAAGGCGACCGACAACGTGCAGATGTTCGGCGATTTGAAAGCCGGGCTTGCCGCTCCCCTGCGCGGCATGGGCACCGCGTTCTCGGCCTCGTTGCTCGGCTTGTCGGGCTCACTTGTCCTAGGCTTTCTGGAGCTACAGGCCAGCCACGCTCACAACCGCTTCTATAACGAATTAGAAGAATGGCTCTCGGGCATCACCGAGCTCAACCCGTCATCAGGCGTAAGCGGCTCGACAAGCTCGGAGTTCGTCAATCGCCAACTGCTGAGCGCCGTCGTCGATATGCAGCGCGC encodes:
- a CDS encoding inositol monophosphatase family protein, whose amino-acid sequence is MANVSPLLNVMITAARKAGRSLARDLGEVEQLQVSVKGPANFVSAADHKAEDIIFKELSKARPGYSFLMEERGFIEGADTTHRWLVDPLDGTTNFLHSMPLFAISIGLEREGQLVAGVIYNPATDELYTAEKGKGAYLNDRRLRVAARKTLADTLISTGIPHRGRPGHPKFLKEMDTVMKEVAGIRRTGSAALDLAFTAAGRFDAYWERNLKPWDMAAGIVIVREAGGFVSDLSGADKMLETGDVMASNSTLNKLLLPLVNA
- a CDS encoding methyltransferase domain-containing protein is translated as MSEHFEAYTLGNTSEEYRRLRMQALAWEEATRRAIVKAGLGERARCLDVGCGPGEVMRLLREMTGPDSHITGVDRDGKIGREALATLKAVYGDNFAFHELDLASEAQIPGGPYDFIFARFVVFHQRDQVALLRKLWGLLKPGGKLLVMDADILAPMSVWPAWSDEIVAFIQNTLKGAGLDLATGRRMPEWFLQAGIGPHDGLDASTILLPAPEVATFANVVATSLLPAALQMGTTTQPAFDAMVAKVKEEGAKEKAWMYWPIVIATWKTKPHTS
- a CDS encoding flagellar motor protein MotA, which translates into the protein MAKKAKGDATLAPISRRLTPPGVFLLRMTIFLTLIGFLGAILFDQLKRSWLTNPGLNALIIGVLAFGILYAFRQVIRLYPEIRWVNAFRIADPGLVNPHKPVLLAPMATMLRDRTGALSLSPAAMRAFMDSISSRLDEARDTGRYLVGLLVFLGLLGTFWGLLDTIQSVGHAIDTLDSKATDNVQMFGDLKAGLAAPLRGMGTAFSASLLGLSGSLVLGFLELQASHAHNRFYNELEEWLSGITELNPSSGVSGSTSSEFVNRQLLSAVVDMQRALEEFSNRLADQPIEPPSVLASTPQPDEVRDLARGVNQLVSQMRAEQKVVREWVDEQAAQQTEVASMLKSLAENMKRGG